One genomic segment of Bacillota bacterium includes these proteins:
- the ftsY gene encoding signal recognition particle-docking protein FtsY, which produces MPPVWERLRRGMRKTRDSLVASIDALVRRHGVSSQLYEALEESLIAADVGPAMAARVVEALRTRQKGAHDAVSLRQALADVMAEELARGQAHLAWDLPNPPRPQAALVVGVNGSGKTTTAGKLAWRLRQEGRRVLLVAADTFRAAAQEQLALWADRAGADLVRGSPGQDPASVAFDGVQAAKARSSDALIIDTAGRLHNKSQLMAELAKIRRVTEKGLGRAPDEVLLVLDATTGQNGLVQARIFTEAVAVTGIVLTKLDGTARGGIAFTIAAELGLPLKLVGVGEDPEDLRPFDPRQFAAAILDTAPDQG; this is translated from the coding sequence GACAGCCTGGTCGCTTCCATCGACGCCCTGGTGCGCCGTCACGGGGTTTCCTCACAGCTCTACGAGGCCCTCGAGGAGAGCCTCATCGCCGCCGACGTGGGGCCGGCCATGGCGGCCCGCGTGGTGGAGGCGCTCCGCACGAGACAGAAGGGCGCCCACGACGCGGTGTCGCTGCGCCAGGCACTCGCGGACGTCATGGCGGAGGAGCTCGCGCGCGGGCAGGCCCATCTGGCGTGGGACCTCCCAAACCCTCCGCGCCCGCAGGCCGCCCTGGTGGTCGGGGTCAACGGTTCGGGCAAGACAACCACGGCCGGCAAGCTGGCGTGGCGGCTGCGGCAGGAAGGCCGGCGCGTCCTGCTCGTGGCTGCCGACACGTTCCGCGCCGCCGCCCAGGAGCAGCTGGCGCTGTGGGCGGACCGGGCCGGTGCGGACCTCGTCAGGGGTTCGCCGGGCCAGGACCCGGCCTCGGTGGCCTTCGACGGCGTTCAGGCAGCCAAAGCCCGGAGCAGCGATGCGCTCATCATCGACACCGCGGGCCGGCTGCACAACAAAAGCCAGCTCATGGCCGAACTGGCCAAGATCCGGCGGGTTACCGAGAAGGGGCTGGGGCGGGCTCCGGATGAGGTGCTGCTGGTGCTGGACGCCACCACCGGCCAGAACGGGCTCGTGCAGGCCAGGATCTTTACCGAGGCGGTGGCCGTTACCGGCATCGTGCTCACCAAGCTCGACGGAACGGCCCGGGGCGGCATCGCGTTCACCATCGCGGCCGAGTTGGGGCTTCCCCTGAAGCTCGTGGGCGTAGGCGAAGATCCCGAAGACCTCCGTCCCTTCGACCCCCGGCAGTTTGCGGCGGCGATTCTTGACACCGCACCTGACCAGGGCTGA